In Leptodesmis sichuanensis A121, the following are encoded in one genomic region:
- a CDS encoding CoA-acylating methylmalonate-semialdehyde dehydrogenase encodes MELSTVLQNYINGQWCTSHAIDFLQVVNPATVECLAKVPLSSAIETEQAIQAADQAFVNWRKTPAGDRIQFLFKLKILLEENLDNLAETITLECGKTFAESKAEIRRAIENVEVACGIPTLMQGYNSEDIARGIDEFMIRQPLGVVGIICPFNFPGMIPFWFMPYAIACGNTCIIKPSEKVPLTLQKVMHLIEQTGLPPGVLNLVNGAKEVVDALLEHPKVRAISFVGSTPVAKYVYSRAATNGKRAQCQGGAKNPVIVLPDADIETTTRIMADSAFGCAGQRCLAASVAITVGSAQKTFTEAIAEAAQSRQVGYGLDEGVQMGPVITSASKARIQDLIQKGVEEGAKALVDGRNPKIAGYEAGFFVRPTILQNVDPAGKIATTEIFGPVLSLIHLETIEDAIALINRGQYGNMACLFTSSGAAARKFRYEAEAGNIGINIGVAAPMAFFPFSGWKDSFFGDLHGQGHHAVEFFTQTKVVVERWQDWSRQF; translated from the coding sequence ATGGAATTATCTACAGTGTTGCAGAACTATATCAACGGTCAGTGGTGTACTTCTCATGCGATCGATTTTCTACAAGTCGTTAATCCTGCAACTGTAGAATGTTTAGCGAAAGTTCCCCTTTCATCTGCTATTGAGACGGAACAGGCAATCCAGGCGGCTGATCAAGCCTTTGTTAACTGGAGAAAAACACCTGCGGGCGATCGCATCCAATTTCTCTTTAAGCTGAAAATCCTATTAGAAGAAAACCTGGACAACCTGGCTGAGACGATCACCCTGGAGTGTGGCAAAACTTTCGCTGAGTCCAAAGCGGAGATACGTCGCGCCATTGAAAATGTGGAAGTTGCCTGTGGCATTCCTACTTTGATGCAGGGTTACAACTCGGAGGATATTGCTAGAGGAATTGATGAATTCATGATCCGGCAGCCACTGGGAGTAGTTGGGATTATTTGTCCGTTTAATTTTCCGGGAATGATTCCCTTCTGGTTCATGCCCTATGCGATCGCCTGCGGCAACACCTGCATTATCAAGCCTTCAGAGAAAGTACCGCTGACGCTCCAAAAAGTGATGCATTTAATCGAACAAACGGGCTTACCACCTGGAGTGCTGAATCTGGTGAATGGCGCGAAGGAGGTAGTAGATGCTTTGCTGGAGCATCCCAAGGTGCGGGCAATCAGTTTTGTCGGTTCTACGCCAGTAGCCAAATATGTCTACAGTCGGGCAGCGACCAATGGTAAACGGGCACAGTGCCAGGGTGGAGCCAAAAATCCTGTGATTGTCCTGCCCGATGCTGATATAGAGACGACCACTCGGATTATGGCGGATAGTGCCTTTGGGTGTGCCGGGCAGCGCTGTCTGGCGGCCTCGGTCGCGATTACGGTAGGATCTGCCCAAAAGACATTTACCGAGGCGATCGCAGAAGCGGCCCAATCCCGTCAGGTGGGCTATGGATTGGATGAGGGGGTGCAAATGGGGCCAGTGATCACCTCTGCCAGTAAAGCCCGGATTCAAGATCTGATTCAAAAAGGAGTGGAGGAAGGGGCCAAGGCTCTGGTCGATGGTCGCAATCCTAAAATTGCTGGATATGAAGCAGGCTTTTTTGTTCGACCCACCATTTTACAAAATGTCGATCCTGCAGGAAAAATTGCCACGACCGAGATTTTTGGCCCCGTTTTGAGCCTGATCCATCTAGAGACGATCGAGGACGCGATCGCACTGATTAACCGGGGACAATACGGTAATATGGCCTGTCTGTTTACCTCCAGTGGTGCCGCTGCTCGCAAATTTCGCTATGAAGCCGAGGCCGGAAATATTGGGATCAACATCGGTGTGGCTGCACCCATGGCATTCTTTCCCTTTAGTGGCTGGAAAGATAGCTTCTTTGGCGACTTGCACGGTCAGGGGCACCATGCTGTGGAGTTTTTTACCCAGACGAAAGTAGTAGTGGAGCGCTGGCAAGATTGGAGCCGCCAGTTCTAA
- a CDS encoding carbamoyltransferase C-terminal domain-containing protein gives MAQYHLGVNLGHERSVAIVRDGEVVVAIEQERLDRQKYSPGYLLQAPGIASQIQLPAEAIRYCLDTCNIGITDLATITGNLPGHDFAPDILRRVLPPEVAGRVQRVPSHHLAHAYSTYWNSGFEEALILAVDATGSTIDHRTESYTLYEGRGQSITTLHSETVTAHLAGLSTLGFLYEYITRKAGFVTQLSDRVKHAESGKLMGLAPFGQEQPHLHRWIHTVENSYSLKIPAYDIFLEVAALEKLYDNGEGKPYLRPYLVDLAYKVQKELEQALQHIVGLAMQQTGLRQLCIAGGVGLNSVANYELLQQLQLDDIFIFPAAGDSGIAVGCALWAYHTIEGGQKRRRLTQATLGRTYGQDQITQALQHFQADLLIEELTPAELLDRSAQALAQGNVVARFEGGSEYGPRALGHRSIMADPTFKRMKDILNARVKFREAFRPFAPVIPLEAVSQVFEQSVAAPFMLLVPPIKPEFHEQIPAVTHVDGTGRVQTVTEAENPYFYRLCYKLVEARQGPPVLLNTSFNVAGQPIVETPFEAIATFLKTDIDYLAIENFWIAKRHVPVRSYEEHLAKVGECSMPHGLPTAIPAVTELMAKLDQALFYGKTADCPWSMEELKALSAQGAQYKETSILFPNTPLYSALQTQLADDIVLLLDPLGQSTLVDLTQQAQPTSYSFEDVKLLLAVLNAPKNWLEQMRMELRLTPFEFEQRMQWATQQLRTYRLEPLHGYGKPLPPESVIPVASTQTFAPFAYEGFSARHTLRQLHHCLSQAGYTETNICRLLQIPSQQHIEPTYLPYYDRYLLPHTVLGDLIRLFLVRAALPETRLREIFTDDLFAALCGLGMLIRRGDAWASRVDLFDAVGLYIATDHRYLLLEEDQLDEEPVMYLGMDSMGLVHTAPQIPVSRVLDLCCGSGIQGLVASRYAREVVGVDINPRAIRFARFNAQLNGINNIQFHLGNLFEAASGYFNTILANPPFVPSPNREVKFRDGGASGEDILARIISESANHLAPQGHLFIVTDLVNVQEYEAKLERWWQGGAAHQLVLSTADRHDIVFSVPHCHAAFNQTWEQYNAELDHWLQNFRDAGLTAVNFGYILICQTDEDQHGSYYSRTIHNPSRPIHTQVQQYFQQRQLLGSPNSEEYFLALSPDLRFRLEMNPDHGDRAIQLFSPTNPYFTTYPISEPMYRLLRDITQIKPQWAMYANAKNQSWLEDLIYKGILYLTPEVPATNNRNSRIDDPSPGEGFSIGELQTKTTPTCVSSYLR, from the coding sequence ATGGCACAGTATCATTTGGGAGTTAATTTAGGGCATGAGCGTTCCGTAGCCATTGTACGGGATGGTGAGGTTGTCGTAGCCATTGAGCAAGAACGCCTCGATCGCCAGAAGTACAGTCCCGGTTACTTACTACAAGCTCCTGGAATCGCTTCACAAATCCAGCTTCCTGCAGAAGCCATTCGTTACTGCTTAGACACCTGCAATATCGGTATCACTGATTTAGCCACCATTACCGGAAATCTACCCGGACACGATTTTGCACCGGATATTTTGCGTCGTGTTCTGCCGCCGGAAGTGGCGGGTCGAGTCCAGCGTGTTCCCAGCCATCACCTGGCTCACGCCTATTCCACATATTGGAATTCTGGATTTGAGGAAGCCCTGATCCTGGCTGTCGATGCCACAGGTAGCACTATTGATCATCGCACTGAATCTTACACGCTCTACGAAGGGCGGGGACAATCCATTACCACGTTGCATAGTGAAACGGTTACGGCTCATTTGGCTGGGCTTTCAACCCTGGGCTTTTTGTATGAGTACATTACGCGTAAAGCAGGTTTTGTGACGCAACTTAGCGATCGCGTCAAACACGCCGAATCAGGCAAACTCATGGGCTTAGCCCCCTTTGGCCAGGAGCAACCGCACCTCCACCGCTGGATTCATACCGTAGAAAATTCCTACAGCCTGAAAATCCCAGCCTATGACATCTTTCTGGAAGTGGCGGCCTTAGAGAAACTGTATGACAACGGCGAAGGTAAACCTTACTTGCGGCCTTATTTAGTCGATCTGGCTTACAAAGTGCAAAAGGAATTGGAGCAGGCACTCCAGCACATTGTCGGACTGGCGATGCAACAGACCGGGCTGCGGCAGCTTTGCATTGCCGGAGGAGTGGGGTTAAACTCGGTCGCCAACTATGAGCTTTTGCAACAACTGCAATTGGATGACATTTTTATTTTTCCCGCTGCTGGAGATAGTGGCATTGCCGTCGGTTGCGCGTTGTGGGCTTATCACACGATCGAAGGGGGCCAGAAACGGAGGCGACTCACTCAAGCTACTCTTGGTCGTACCTATGGTCAGGATCAGATTACTCAGGCATTACAGCACTTTCAGGCAGACCTGCTGATTGAAGAACTTACTCCGGCTGAATTGCTAGATCGCAGCGCTCAGGCTCTGGCTCAAGGTAACGTTGTCGCCCGGTTTGAGGGAGGCTCGGAATATGGCCCGCGTGCCCTGGGTCATCGATCGATCATGGCTGACCCAACCTTCAAACGCATGAAGGACATCTTGAATGCACGAGTCAAATTCCGTGAAGCATTTCGGCCCTTTGCTCCGGTCATTCCCCTGGAAGCAGTTTCCCAGGTGTTTGAACAGTCGGTTGCCGCACCGTTTATGCTGCTGGTGCCACCGATTAAGCCAGAGTTTCATGAGCAGATTCCGGCAGTTACCCATGTCGATGGCACAGGCCGGGTGCAGACAGTTACAGAGGCCGAGAATCCTTATTTCTATCGCCTCTGCTACAAACTGGTTGAAGCCCGACAAGGCCCGCCAGTATTACTCAACACCAGTTTTAATGTAGCTGGCCAACCGATCGTGGAAACTCCTTTTGAAGCGATCGCCACCTTCCTGAAAACAGATATTGATTATCTGGCGATCGAGAACTTCTGGATTGCCAAACGCCATGTTCCCGTTCGCAGCTATGAGGAGCACCTGGCAAAAGTTGGGGAGTGTTCCATGCCACACGGACTGCCCACAGCAATTCCTGCTGTCACTGAGTTGATGGCAAAGCTCGATCAAGCCTTGTTTTATGGCAAAACGGCAGATTGTCCCTGGTCGATGGAAGAGTTAAAAGCGCTCTCTGCCCAGGGTGCTCAATATAAAGAAACGAGCATCCTTTTCCCTAACACACCGTTATACAGTGCATTACAAACCCAGCTTGCAGACGATATTGTGTTGCTTCTGGATCCATTGGGTCAATCAACTCTCGTGGATTTGACGCAGCAAGCCCAACCCACGTCCTACAGTTTTGAGGACGTTAAGTTACTGCTAGCAGTGCTGAATGCTCCCAAAAACTGGTTAGAGCAAATGCGCATGGAATTGCGCTTAACGCCCTTTGAATTTGAACAACGGATGCAGTGGGCAACACAGCAACTCCGCACTTATCGCCTGGAGCCGCTGCATGGTTATGGCAAACCGCTGCCTCCAGAGTCCGTTATTCCGGTTGCATCTACCCAAACCTTTGCACCTTTTGCCTACGAAGGGTTTTCTGCCCGCCATACCCTGCGGCAGTTGCATCATTGCCTCAGTCAGGCTGGATATACGGAAACCAACATTTGCCGCTTACTGCAGATTCCCTCTCAACAACATATTGAACCGACCTACCTGCCCTATTACGATCGCTATCTGCTCCCCCATACGGTTCTGGGCGATCTGATTCGGCTCTTTCTAGTGCGGGCAGCCCTGCCAGAAACCAGACTCCGGGAAATCTTTACGGACGACCTGTTTGCCGCCCTCTGTGGACTGGGAATGCTGATTCGTCGGGGTGATGCCTGGGCTTCTCGCGTAGATTTATTTGATGCGGTAGGTCTATATATTGCCACTGACCATCGCTACCTCTTATTGGAGGAAGACCAGTTAGATGAAGAGCCAGTGATGTATCTGGGCATGGATAGTATGGGGCTGGTGCATACAGCTCCCCAAATTCCGGTTAGTCGAGTATTAGATTTGTGTTGTGGAAGTGGCATTCAGGGATTAGTAGCCAGTCGTTATGCTCGTGAAGTTGTGGGAGTGGACATTAACCCACGGGCGATCCGGTTTGCTCGCTTCAATGCCCAACTGAATGGCATCAATAATATCCAATTCCATCTGGGCAATTTGTTTGAGGCCGCTTCTGGTTACTTCAATACCATCCTGGCCAATCCTCCATTCGTTCCCAGCCCCAACCGGGAGGTTAAGTTCCGCGATGGAGGAGCCAGTGGGGAAGACATCCTGGCCCGCATTATTTCTGAAAGCGCTAATCACCTTGCGCCCCAGGGCCATTTATTTATCGTGACCGATCTGGTGAATGTTCAGGAGTACGAGGCCAAACTAGAGCGGTGGTGGCAGGGTGGGGCTGCTCATCAATTAGTCCTAAGTACTGCCGATCGCCATGACATTGTGTTCTCGGTTCCCCACTGCCACGCCGCTTTCAACCAAACCTGGGAACAATACAATGCAGAACTAGACCACTGGTTACAGAATTTCCGGGATGCCGGACTAACGGCAGTCAACTTCGGCTACATTCTCATTTGCCAGACCGATGAGGATCAGCATGGCTCTTACTACAGCCGGACAATCCATAATCCCAGTCGTCCCATTCACACTCAAGTACAGCAATACTTTCAGCAGCGTCAATTACTGGGAAGCCCCAACAGCGAAGAATATTTCCTGGCGCTCTCTCCAGATTTGCGCTTTCGCCTGGAGATGAATCCTGACCACGGCGATCGAGCAATTCAACTCTTCTCACCCACCAACCCTTACTTCACCACCTATCCCATTAGTGAACCCATGTATCGGTTGCTGCGAGATATTACCCAAATCAAGCCACAGTGGGCCATGTATGCCAATGCCAAGAATCAAAGCTGGCTTGAGGATTTAATCTACAAAGGAATCCTCTACTTGACTCCAGAAGTTCCGGCTACAAATAATCGTAATTCCCGCATTGATGATCCCTCTCCTGGCGAAGGATTTAGCATCGGTGAATTGCAAACTAAGACTACCCCAACCTGTGTTTCCTCGTATTTGAGGTAG
- the hpxO gene encoding FAD-dependent urate hydroxylase HpxO produces MENLKAIVIGAGMGGLTTGLALRQAGFSVEIYDRVSELRPAGAAISLWSNGVKVLNRLGLGKAIASIGGPMERMAYYSHTGELLTDFSLSPLIEQVGQRPYPVSRTDLQTMLLQAFGPDQVQLNAKCVAVAQDSTSATAIFENGHRATGDLVIGADGTHSAIRQYVVWHPVERRYVGYVNWNGLVPVSDDLAPKTSWTLYVGEGKRASLMPIADDRFYFFLDVPLPKGIASTPETYREELSSHFKGWADPVQTLIQRLDPNTTNRVEIHDIEPLQTLVKGRVALLGDAAHGTAPDLGQGGCQAMEDAWVLANYLTTTNLSVTDALLRYQAARKERVADIILRARKRADMTHGKDMEKTQHWYQELKQEDGSGIMAAIAKTILAGPLN; encoded by the coding sequence ATGGAAAATTTAAAGGCGATCGTTATTGGAGCCGGAATGGGAGGATTAACGACTGGATTAGCGCTCCGTCAGGCAGGGTTTTCCGTGGAGATTTACGATCGGGTGAGTGAACTGCGCCCTGCTGGAGCTGCTATTTCTCTCTGGTCCAATGGAGTTAAGGTACTCAACCGTTTGGGATTGGGTAAAGCAATTGCCAGCATTGGGGGGCCGATGGAGCGAATGGCCTACTACAGCCATACGGGAGAACTCCTGACCGATTTCAGCCTCTCCCCATTGATTGAGCAGGTTGGCCAGCGGCCCTATCCAGTCTCCCGAACAGACTTACAAACAATGCTGTTACAGGCATTTGGGCCAGATCAGGTACAGTTGAATGCCAAATGTGTCGCGGTAGCACAGGACTCGACCAGCGCCACAGCGATTTTTGAAAATGGCCACCGAGCGACGGGTGATCTGGTCATAGGAGCCGATGGAACTCATTCCGCAATTCGGCAATATGTGGTATGGCATCCCGTGGAACGGCGCTACGTGGGTTATGTCAACTGGAATGGGCTGGTGCCTGTCAGCGATGATCTCGCTCCTAAAACAAGCTGGACATTATACGTGGGCGAGGGCAAGCGGGCTTCCTTGATGCCGATCGCCGACGATCGGTTTTATTTCTTTCTGGATGTGCCCCTACCGAAAGGGATAGCAAGTACTCCAGAAACCTATCGGGAAGAATTATCCAGTCACTTCAAAGGTTGGGCAGATCCGGTACAAACCCTGATCCAACGGCTCGATCCCAACACAACCAATCGGGTTGAAATTCACGATATTGAACCCCTGCAAACTCTGGTGAAAGGACGGGTGGCATTGTTGGGAGATGCAGCGCATGGTACGGCTCCCGATTTGGGCCAGGGTGGTTGTCAGGCGATGGAAGATGCCTGGGTCTTAGCGAACTACCTGACCACCACGAATTTGAGTGTTACAGATGCTTTACTCCGTTATCAAGCGGCTCGCAAGGAGCGGGTAGCAGATATTATTCTACGGGCACGCAAACGAGCGGATATGACTCACGGCAAAGACATGGAGAAAACCCAGCACTGGTATCAAGAACTGAAGCAGGAAGATGGAAGCGGAATCATGGCCGCGATCGCCAAAACCATCCTGGCTGGCCCGTTAAATTAA
- a CDS encoding alanine--glyoxylate aminotransferase family protein codes for MTQTISIRDRNRRQLQPLQVPERLLLGPGPSNAHPTVLQAMSTTPLGHLDPAFLALMDEIQALLHYVWQTDNAMTIAISGTGSAAMEATIANSVEPGDVVLIGVMGYFGNRLVDMAQRYGADVRTITKPWGQVFSLDELRTAMDTHRPRILALVHAETSTGARQPLEGVGDLCREFNSLLLVDTVTSLGGVPIFLDEWGVDLAYSCSQKGLGCSPGASPFTMSDRAQEKLQQRQTKVANWYLDSTLLGKYWGPERVYHHTAPINLYYGLREALRLIAEEGLANCWQRHQKNVEYLWDRLESIGLTMHVEPEFRLPTLTTVRVPDGVDAKAIARQLLTEHNIEVGGGLGELAGKVWRIGLMGYNSRPENVDRLVDALQQVL; via the coding sequence ATGACCCAAACTATTTCGATTCGCGATCGCAACCGTCGGCAACTGCAACCTCTTCAGGTTCCTGAGCGGCTGTTGTTAGGCCCAGGCCCCTCCAATGCTCATCCTACGGTCTTGCAGGCGATGAGTACAACTCCGTTGGGACATCTGGATCCAGCCTTCCTGGCTTTGATGGATGAAATTCAGGCTCTGTTGCACTACGTCTGGCAAACTGACAATGCCATGACGATCGCCATTAGTGGCACTGGATCGGCAGCGATGGAAGCCACGATCGCCAATTCGGTAGAACCGGGGGATGTCGTTCTGATTGGAGTCATGGGTTATTTTGGCAACCGCCTGGTGGATATGGCTCAGCGATATGGCGCTGATGTGCGAACCATTACCAAACCCTGGGGACAGGTCTTCTCCCTGGATGAACTACGAACGGCCATGGATACGCATCGTCCCCGCATTCTGGCCCTGGTTCATGCCGAAACCTCTACCGGTGCCCGTCAGCCTCTAGAAGGCGTGGGTGATTTGTGCCGGGAATTTAACTCTCTGCTGCTGGTGGATACCGTCACCAGTTTGGGGGGAGTACCAATTTTTCTCGATGAATGGGGCGTAGATCTGGCCTACAGTTGCAGTCAAAAAGGCTTGGGTTGCTCTCCCGGAGCTTCACCTTTTACCATGAGCGATCGTGCCCAGGAGAAGTTGCAGCAACGGCAAACCAAGGTGGCCAATTGGTATCTGGATTCCACCTTGCTGGGGAAATACTGGGGGCCAGAGCGAGTCTATCATCACACAGCGCCCATTAACCTGTATTACGGCCTGCGGGAAGCGCTGCGCTTAATTGCGGAAGAGGGCTTAGCGAACTGCTGGCAACGGCACCAGAAAAATGTGGAATATCTCTGGGACAGGCTGGAAAGTATTGGCCTGACCATGCACGTTGAACCAGAGTTTCGCCTGCCCACTCTGACCACTGTGCGAGTTCCTGATGGGGTAGATGCCAAAGCGATCGCCCGCCAACTGCTCACGGAACACAATATTGAAGTTGGTGGTGGCTTAGGCGAACTGGCCGGAAAAGTCTGGCGAATCGGCTTGATGGGCTACAACAGCCGTCCGGAGAATGTCGATCGGTTAGTCGATGCATTGCAGCAGGTGCTTTGA
- a CDS encoding pentapeptide repeat-containing protein, whose protein sequence is MRILRLLGLLIAFLLVAAIPAFPAEAASSAAIRAYDDLQPSAKDYSGQSLVRSEFGDADLRNANFTEADLRGAVFNGANLANANLSGADFSDGIAYITNFANANLSNAVLTSAMLLKSNFKGTTVTGADFSDATLDRVQVLELCKTASGTNPVTGVDTRESLGCKG, encoded by the coding sequence ATGCGGATACTTCGACTTCTTGGGCTTCTTATCGCTTTTTTGCTAGTAGCAGCTATTCCTGCGTTTCCTGCTGAAGCGGCCAGTTCTGCAGCCATTCGGGCTTACGATGATTTGCAGCCCAGTGCCAAAGATTACTCAGGCCAGAGCTTAGTCCGGAGCGAATTTGGCGATGCGGATTTGAGAAACGCCAACTTTACTGAAGCTGACCTGCGGGGGGCCGTGTTCAACGGAGCGAATTTAGCCAATGCCAACCTCAGTGGGGCTGATTTCAGTGATGGCATTGCGTATATCACCAATTTTGCCAATGCGAACCTGAGCAATGCTGTGCTCACCTCCGCCATGCTCCTGAAATCCAATTTCAAAGGCACAACTGTGACGGGAGCCGATTTTAGCGATGCCACCCTCGATCGCGTCCAGGTGTTGGAACTCTGCAAAACGGCTAGCGGCACGAATCCCGTGACAGGGGTGGATACTCGTGAGTCTTTGGGCTGTAAGGGATGA
- a CDS encoding 7-cyano-7-deazaguanine synthase: MPVSKALCILDGRQTSTTCAVLACQQFEEVHAIIYEDGRQSPMALESAMAVADFLPLASYEIIDLGTIFQKPALSMPKDPLDLGFASRNLGNTTEVVFSATRQVTLLTLATERAALKGIQNIFVGLSETDFPDHWQHHQTYISLLAKVLGEALWRDPEALTIHTPLLNLTRADIVKLGLSALGNRFHAMFELTHDCEQGIEGGCGQCYSCLARDRGFQEADVEDPIWKFRATESYKIIEQAYQILHGISLN; the protein is encoded by the coding sequence ATGCCTGTTTCTAAAGCGTTATGTATTCTCGATGGACGGCAAACTTCTACAACTTGTGCAGTTTTGGCCTGTCAACAGTTTGAAGAAGTACACGCCATTATCTATGAGGATGGACGACAATCGCCAATGGCACTGGAAAGCGCAATGGCCGTCGCCGACTTTTTACCTCTAGCCAGCTATGAAATTATTGATTTGGGAACCATATTTCAAAAGCCTGCTTTGTCAATGCCCAAAGACCCGCTAGATCTGGGGTTTGCTTCCCGAAATTTAGGAAATACAACGGAAGTTGTGTTTTCTGCAACCCGTCAGGTGACACTGCTGACCCTTGCCACTGAGCGAGCGGCTTTAAAGGGTATTCAAAATATTTTTGTTGGTCTTTCGGAGACTGATTTTCCTGACCACTGGCAGCATCATCAGACTTACATCAGCTTATTAGCCAAAGTTTTAGGTGAAGCTTTGTGGCGAGATCCAGAGGCCCTGACCATTCATACGCCTTTGCTGAATTTAACGCGGGCAGACATTGTGAAATTGGGCCTAAGTGCATTAGGCAACCGATTTCATGCCATGTTTGAGTTAACCCATGACTGCGAGCAAGGAATTGAAGGAGGCTGCGGCCAGTGTTATAGCTGCCTGGCTCGCGATCGCGGCTTCCAGGAGGCGGACGTTGAAGACCCGATCTGGAAGTTTCGCGCTACTGAGTCTTACAAAATCATTGAGCAAGCCTACCAGATTCTGCATGGCATTAGCTTGAATTAA